A region of Allocoleopsis franciscana PCC 7113 DNA encodes the following proteins:
- a CDS encoding murein hydrolase activator EnvC family protein has translation MSQQKLGTRKHFGVYLIAFCLLIWLLFVATPVSADPSASPASVDTLEQMRQSIDQQRSQLKKERDRLSKIEQAVQSQLTDIQQNIQATDNVYQDYAAQIELANKRLRGVQEKLAIAEGRYYQKQAAIIARLRFLQRQRRTGFGWDILLKSQNLNEFLDRRRHVKLLYQADRKILLSFKTEANRINQQKIQVETQKNQIALLTQQLLAQKAQYQAQLVAQQQLMERLKTDKQALESAQAQLAIDSRNIGVLIRREVAASNKAIFPHTGVFSNGSLMFPSDAEITSGFGWRRHPILGQERFHAGIDFGASYGSTIRAAEGGKVIFAGWYGGYGNTVIINHGGGISTLYGHSSKLYVSQGKIVQPGEAIAAVGSTGLSTGPHLHFEVRQDGEPVDPMAYL, from the coding sequence ATGAGCCAACAAAAACTAGGAACAAGAAAACATTTTGGCGTTTACCTGATTGCCTTTTGCCTGCTCATCTGGCTGCTTTTTGTAGCAACGCCCGTGAGTGCCGATCCTTCTGCCAGTCCGGCATCTGTCGATACCCTGGAACAGATGCGCCAAAGCATTGATCAGCAGCGATCGCAACTGAAAAAAGAACGCGATCGCCTCTCGAAGATTGAACAAGCGGTTCAAAGCCAACTCACCGACATTCAACAGAACATTCAAGCTACTGATAACGTTTACCAAGATTATGCGGCTCAAATCGAACTCGCCAACAAGCGTCTGAGAGGGGTGCAAGAGAAATTAGCGATCGCGGAAGGTCGGTATTATCAAAAACAGGCTGCGATTATTGCTCGACTCCGCTTCCTGCAACGCCAACGGCGCACCGGTTTTGGCTGGGATATTCTGCTCAAAAGCCAAAACCTCAATGAATTTTTAGATCGCCGTCGCCACGTCAAATTGCTTTATCAAGCGGATCGGAAAATCTTACTCAGCTTCAAAACCGAAGCCAATCGGATTAACCAGCAAAAAATACAGGTTGAGACACAGAAAAACCAAATTGCCCTCTTAACTCAGCAACTGTTAGCCCAAAAGGCGCAGTACCAAGCCCAACTGGTGGCGCAGCAGCAATTGATGGAACGGCTCAAAACTGACAAGCAAGCCTTAGAATCGGCTCAAGCGCAGTTAGCGATCGATTCTAGAAATATTGGTGTCCTGATTCGCCGGGAAGTTGCCGCCTCGAACAAGGCAATCTTTCCTCACACCGGCGTTTTTAGCAATGGTTCACTGATGTTCCCCAGTGACGCAGAGATTACTAGCGGCTTTGGTTGGCGGCGTCATCCCATTCTCGGTCAAGAGCGCTTTCATGCGGGTATTGACTTTGGTGCCAGCTATGGCAGCACGATTCGGGCGGCAGAAGGCGGTAAAGTGATTTTTGCAGGTTGGTACGGTGGCTATGGTAATACGGTGATTATCAACCATGGCGGTGGGATTAGTACCCTCTACGGTCATAGTAGTAAGCTGTATGTGAGTCAGGGAAAAATTGTACAGCCGGGAGAAGCGATCGCAGCGGTAGGCTCTACAGGATTATCCACCGGCCCTCATCTGCATTTTGAAGTGCGTCAAGATGGCGAACCCGTCGATCCGATGGCTTACCTCTAG
- a CDS encoding leucine-rich repeat-containing protein kinase family protein, which yields METINLLRSGQLAGSKRLKLACSLTQFPSEIFALADSLEILDLSNNHLRALPDEFERLKHLKIVFFTNNDFEEIPEVLSQCPHLKMVSFKSNQIASVGERTLPPSIRWLILTNNKIETLPASFGSMSHLQKLMLAGNRLSSLPEEMAECKNLELIRLSANQLAALPSWLFTLPRLSWLAYAGNPLCRADATHQPVLPDIDWDELTLGEILGQGASGVIYQGLWTTELAQKEVAIKIFKGEVTSDGLPADEMAASLAAGCHDHLVNVLGKLSNEPEQKQGLVFSFIPPDYRNLGQPPDFDTCTRDTYSANASFSLPVILRLTIGIALAAAHLHAEGIMHGDLYAHNILVDETGHSLLGDFGAASFYDPSNVVIGQALERLEVRAFGCLLEDMLDRCTLQEESEYDKAVESLRCLQQDCLNQVLSQRPLFTEIGERLTSVERQVYGKAK from the coding sequence ATGGAAACCATAAACTTGCTTCGCTCTGGACAGTTAGCCGGAAGCAAACGACTCAAGCTTGCCTGCTCCCTGACTCAATTTCCCTCAGAGATTTTTGCTCTTGCAGATTCCTTGGAAATATTGGATCTATCGAATAACCATTTAAGGGCTTTACCCGATGAATTTGAACGGTTGAAACACTTGAAAATTGTTTTCTTTACCAACAATGATTTTGAGGAAATTCCAGAGGTACTTTCGCAATGCCCTCACCTCAAGATGGTGAGTTTTAAATCCAATCAGATTGCAAGTGTTGGCGAACGCACCCTACCGCCTTCAATCCGTTGGCTGATTCTCACCAACAACAAAATTGAGACGCTACCCGCTTCCTTTGGCAGCATGAGCCATTTGCAAAAGCTGATGCTGGCTGGCAATCGGCTCTCCTCGCTCCCAGAGGAGATGGCTGAATGCAAGAACTTGGAACTCATACGGCTTTCGGCAAATCAGCTTGCTGCGCTGCCCTCCTGGTTGTTCACCCTTCCTCGCCTATCCTGGCTGGCTTATGCTGGCAACCCCTTGTGTCGTGCAGACGCTACTCATCAACCAGTGCTTCCAGACATTGATTGGGACGAGCTGACGCTAGGGGAAATTCTTGGGCAAGGTGCTTCCGGGGTGATTTATCAGGGGCTTTGGACGACTGAGCTTGCTCAAAAAGAGGTCGCGATCAAAATATTCAAGGGTGAAGTTACCAGTGACGGGTTACCTGCTGATGAAATGGCGGCAAGTCTGGCGGCTGGGTGCCATGACCATCTTGTTAACGTGCTAGGCAAGCTCAGCAACGAGCCGGAGCAGAAACAAGGACTTGTGTTTTCGTTCATCCCCCCCGATTACAGAAACTTAGGGCAGCCGCCGGACTTTGACACTTGCACAAGAGATACATACAGTGCAAACGCCTCGTTCTCTTTGCCTGTGATTTTACGCCTGACGATTGGCATTGCCTTGGCTGCCGCACACCTTCATGCCGAAGGCATCATGCATGGCGATCTCTACGCTCATAATATTCTGGTCGATGAAACAGGTCATAGTTTGCTGGGAGACTTTGGAGCTGCTTCTTTTTATGATCCGAGTAATGTGGTGATAGGGCAAGCGCTAGAACGGTTAGAGGTGAGGGCTTTTGGGTGCTTACTGGAGGATATGTTAGACCGTTGCACACTCCAGGAGGAGTCTGAGTACGATAAAGCGGTGGAAAGTCTTCGTTGCTTACAGCAAGACTGTCTAAACCAAGTTTTATCACAGCGTCCTCTATTTACAGAAATCGGCGAGCGTTTGACTAGCGTCGAGCGACAGGTTTATGGTAAGGCCAAATAA
- a CDS encoding AI-2E family transporter codes for MSLGKWIGLFAFILSLYILWQIREVLLLIFAAVVLTNALNVLVERFSRFGIKRSFSVLLSVLVLLTILVGFFLLIVPPFAEQFHQLSLLVPKGIQRFSTWVETLQARISPQLIQYLPSIEQLSQQLPPLVNRLLGGGITFFSNSLGVLVKILLVIVLTLMLLANPGAYRRSFVRLFPAFYRRRVDYILDECTVALRGWLAGILFNMFVIASLSFVGLLILRIRLPLAQAALAGFFTFIPNIGPTLSVIPPMAIALLDTPWKPFAVLLLYVLIQQVESNLLTPYVMAQQVSLLPAVTLLAQVFFATFFGFLGLLLALPLTVVGQVWLKEVLINDILDQWHSAPENQTEIVIVSDTPDVIEASEEEGEKETPADIVVQEQASDDELEQKM; via the coding sequence GTGAGTTTGGGTAAATGGATTGGCTTATTTGCCTTTATCCTTTCCCTGTATATTTTGTGGCAAATTCGGGAAGTCCTTCTCCTGATATTTGCTGCTGTCGTGCTGACCAATGCTTTAAATGTTTTGGTGGAACGATTCTCTCGATTTGGTATCAAGCGGAGTTTTTCTGTCCTGCTGTCGGTGCTTGTGTTACTGACTATCTTGGTCGGATTTTTCTTGCTGATTGTACCGCCCTTCGCTGAGCAGTTTCATCAACTGAGTCTATTAGTTCCTAAGGGAATACAACGATTTAGCACTTGGGTTGAAACACTACAAGCTCGTATTTCTCCGCAGTTAATTCAATATCTCCCTAGTATTGAGCAACTGAGCCAACAATTACCACCTTTAGTGAATCGACTATTGGGCGGTGGAATCACATTTTTTTCTAATTCTTTGGGTGTTCTCGTTAAGATTTTGCTAGTGATTGTTTTGACGTTGATGTTACTCGCTAATCCGGGAGCTTATAGGAGAAGCTTTGTACGCCTTTTCCCAGCTTTTTATAGACGTCGGGTTGATTACATCTTGGATGAATGCACGGTTGCTTTGCGAGGGTGGTTGGCGGGGATTCTTTTTAATATGTTCGTCATTGCCTCATTGAGTTTTGTAGGGTTGTTGATTCTGAGAATCAGATTACCACTGGCACAAGCAGCTTTGGCTGGATTTTTCACCTTTATTCCCAATATTGGACCGACGCTGAGTGTGATCCCACCAATGGCGATCGCGCTTCTCGATACTCCGTGGAAGCCTTTTGCTGTCTTGCTGCTCTACGTCTTAATTCAACAGGTTGAATCAAACTTATTGACTCCTTATGTGATGGCGCAGCAGGTATCTCTGCTTCCTGCTGTAACCTTATTAGCTCAAGTATTTTTTGCTACGTTCTTCGGATTTTTAGGGTTACTTTTAGCTCTACCCCTTACTGTTGTGGGTCAGGTTTGGTTAAAAGAAGTCTTGATTAATGATATTCTGGATCAATGGCATTCCGCCCCTGAAAATCAGACAGAAATTGTCATTGTTTCTGACACCCCGGACGTTATTGAAGCTTCAGAGGAAGAGGGTGAGAAGGAAACTCCAGCAGATATAGTCGTTCAAGAGCAAGCTAGTGATGATGAGCTTGAGCAGAAAATGTAG
- a CDS encoding glycoside hydrolase family 31 protein, with translation MPQYFGQLHTTEQPWSSLGTVQAIQQEERHILFKCGEPCLTISVLAPNLIRVRMTPTGEFLAHRSWAVAQADEQWSMVPFEVEETADTVDIKTEQLRLVVHRHPCRIQFFDSQGQPFAQDADPAMGWREGAVAGWKQIETDEHFYGFGERTGLLDQIAKVRTNWTFDALDYDVMTDNMYQAIPLFMALRPGVGYGLFFNTTFWSQFDMGAEQPGTWRMETRGNELDYYIIYGPEPAQILSTYTQLTGRMPLPPQWALGYQQCRWSYESDTVVRELAREFRQRRIPCDVIHLDIDYMKGYRVFTWSPKRFGDAPQLINELKQDGFKTVTIIDPGVKYEPEADYEVFDEGLKNDYFVRKTDGQLFHGYVWPDKAVFPDFIRPEVRDWWGQWQKSVTSLGVAGVWNDMNEPALDDRPFGDPGNKVWFPLDAPQGPMEERTTHAETHNLYGLMMAQASCKGLEELRPTERSFVLTRSGFAGIQRWSAVWTGDNQSLWEHLEMSIPMLCNLGLSGVAFVGADIGGFAGNATGELFARWMQVGMLYPLMRGHSAMSTARHEPWVFGDKVESICRDYIELRYRLLPYLYTLFWEAATTGAPILRPLLYHFPQDSQTYTLSDQLMLGSSLLAAPIYRPGVEHRAVYLPEGRWYDWWSGEGFDGPTHVLADAPLERMPMYIRAGSIIPMAPVRQYVDERPLDQMTLRVWRGTGEFTLYEDDGRSFDYKTGAYCTTTYRVRTEGEQTLVEIGRCEGNWSPPEREVIVELMGVGEQRFVDNGTARKLTFSTAS, from the coding sequence ATGCCGCAATACTTCGGACAATTGCACACCACCGAACAGCCTTGGTCAAGCCTTGGAACCGTACAAGCTATACAGCAAGAGGAGCGCCATATCCTCTTCAAGTGCGGCGAACCGTGTCTAACCATCAGTGTGCTTGCACCCAATTTAATTCGAGTACGCATGACACCGACGGGTGAATTCCTCGCGCATCGGTCGTGGGCGGTGGCGCAGGCGGATGAGCAATGGTCGATGGTGCCCTTTGAGGTAGAAGAAACAGCGGATACGGTAGACATCAAAACCGAGCAGTTGCGCCTTGTCGTCCATCGTCACCCTTGTCGGATTCAGTTCTTTGACTCACAAGGACAGCCTTTTGCTCAAGATGCCGACCCCGCAATGGGCTGGCGGGAAGGTGCTGTTGCGGGTTGGAAACAAATTGAAACAGACGAACACTTCTATGGTTTCGGTGAGCGCACGGGTTTGCTGGATCAGATTGCAAAAGTTAGAACGAACTGGACTTTTGATGCGCTTGATTACGATGTAATGACCGACAACATGTATCAAGCGATTCCCTTGTTCATGGCGTTACGTCCAGGGGTGGGGTATGGGCTGTTCTTCAACACCACGTTTTGGAGCCAGTTTGATATGGGTGCCGAACAACCCGGTACCTGGCGGATGGAAACACGAGGCAATGAATTAGATTACTACATCATCTATGGCCCTGAACCCGCCCAAATCCTCAGTACTTACACTCAACTCACGGGTCGGATGCCTTTACCTCCCCAATGGGCATTAGGTTATCAGCAGTGCCGCTGGAGCTATGAATCAGATACGGTTGTGCGCGAACTTGCCCGTGAATTTCGTCAGCGCCGCATTCCCTGTGATGTCATCCATCTCGATATTGATTATATGAAGGGCTACCGGGTTTTTACCTGGAGTCCTAAGCGATTCGGGGATGCCCCACAGTTGATTAACGAACTCAAGCAAGACGGATTCAAGACGGTCACGATTATTGACCCAGGCGTTAAGTATGAGCCAGAAGCCGATTATGAGGTGTTTGACGAGGGATTAAAAAACGACTATTTTGTGCGAAAAACGGATGGTCAACTGTTTCATGGCTACGTCTGGCCTGATAAGGCGGTTTTCCCGGATTTTATACGCCCTGAAGTCCGGGATTGGTGGGGACAATGGCAAAAGAGCGTAACTAGCCTTGGTGTTGCGGGTGTCTGGAACGACATGAACGAACCCGCACTCGATGACCGTCCATTTGGTGACCCTGGTAACAAGGTTTGGTTTCCCCTAGATGCGCCGCAGGGGCCAATGGAGGAGAGAACGACTCATGCTGAAACTCACAACCTCTACGGATTGATGATGGCACAGGCATCATGTAAAGGGTTGGAGGAGTTACGTCCAACTGAGCGTTCCTTTGTGCTCACTCGTTCGGGTTTCGCGGGTATTCAACGCTGGTCAGCGGTGTGGACAGGGGATAATCAATCCCTGTGGGAACACCTGGAAATGTCAATCCCGATGTTGTGTAACCTAGGTTTATCGGGTGTGGCCTTTGTCGGGGCGGATATTGGCGGGTTTGCAGGTAACGCGACGGGTGAACTGTTTGCACGTTGGATGCAGGTGGGAATGCTTTACCCCTTGATGCGGGGACATTCCGCCATGAGTACAGCACGGCATGAGCCTTGGGTATTTGGCGACAAGGTGGAGAGTATTTGCCGTGATTATATTGAACTTCGTTACCGCCTGCTCCCCTACCTGTACACCCTCTTCTGGGAAGCGGCAACCACTGGCGCACCCATTCTGCGACCCTTACTTTATCATTTTCCCCAGGACTCGCAGACTTACACTCTATCCGATCAGCTAATGCTGGGTTCTTCATTACTAGCAGCGCCGATTTACCGTCCAGGAGTCGAACATCGTGCGGTGTACTTGCCTGAGGGTCGCTGGTATGACTGGTGGAGTGGCGAAGGGTTTGATGGCCCCACTCATGTCTTGGCAGATGCACCCCTCGAACGGATGCCGATGTACATTCGTGCGGGTTCGATTATTCCCATGGCACCCGTCAGGCAATATGTGGATGAACGTCCCTTAGACCAGATGACGCTGCGGGTTTGGAGGGGTACGGGTGAATTTACGCTGTATGAAGATGATGGTCGCAGCTTCGACTATAAAACGGGTGCCTATTGCACTACTACCTATCGTGTTCGTACAGAGGGTGAACAAACCCTGGTTGAAATTGGGCGATGTGAGGGAAACTGGTCACCCCCAGAACGTGAAGTGATTGTGGAACTGATGGGTGTTGGCGAACAACGCTTTGTCGATAATGGAACGGCGCGTAAGTTGACCTTTTCCACAGCATCATAG
- the psbA gene encoding photosystem II q(b) protein, translating into MTTTLQRERSASVWERFCEWVTSTNNRLYVGWFGVLMIPTLLTATTCFIIAFIAAPPVDIDGIREPVAGSLLFGNNIISGAVVPSSNAIGLHFYPIWEAASLDEWLYNGGPYQLVIFHFLIGVFCYMGREWELSYRLGMRPWIAVAYSAPVAAATAVFLIYPIGQGSFSDGMPLGISGTFNFMFVFQAEHNILMHPFHQLGVAGVFGGSLFSAMHGSLVTSSLVRETTETESQNYGYKFGQEEETYNIVAAHGYFGRLIFQYASFNNSRSLHFFLAAWPVVGIWFTALGISTMAFNLNGFNFNQSIIDSQGRVIGTWADVLNRANLGFEVMHERNAHNFPLDLAAGEAAPVALTAPVING; encoded by the coding sequence ATGACAACCACACTACAACGCGAGCGTTCCGCTTCCGTATGGGAAAGGTTCTGCGAGTGGGTAACTAGCACCAACAACCGCCTCTATGTAGGCTGGTTCGGTGTCCTGATGATTCCTACCCTGCTAACTGCCACTACCTGCTTTATCATCGCCTTCATCGCTGCTCCTCCTGTGGACATCGATGGTATCCGTGAGCCTGTTGCTGGCTCTCTGCTGTTTGGTAACAACATCATCAGTGGAGCCGTTGTTCCTTCTTCTAACGCCATCGGCTTGCACTTCTACCCAATTTGGGAAGCAGCTAGCTTAGACGAGTGGCTTTACAACGGTGGCCCTTACCAGTTGGTAATTTTCCACTTCCTCATCGGCGTCTTCTGCTACATGGGACGTGAGTGGGAACTCAGCTACCGCTTAGGGATGCGCCCTTGGATTGCTGTTGCTTACAGCGCTCCTGTGGCGGCTGCAACCGCTGTATTCCTGATTTACCCCATCGGACAAGGTTCTTTCTCTGATGGTATGCCCCTGGGCATCTCTGGAACCTTCAACTTCATGTTCGTGTTCCAAGCTGAGCACAACATCCTGATGCACCCCTTCCACCAACTCGGTGTGGCTGGTGTGTTCGGCGGTTCCTTGTTCTCTGCAATGCACGGAAGTCTCGTTACCAGCTCTCTGGTTCGTGAGACAACCGAAACCGAATCTCAAAACTACGGTTACAAGTTCGGTCAAGAAGAAGAAACCTACAACATCGTTGCTGCTCACGGTTACTTCGGTCGGTTGATTTTCCAATATGCTTCTTTCAACAACAGCCGTAGCTTGCACTTCTTCCTCGCTGCTTGGCCTGTAGTTGGCATTTGGTTCACCGCTTTGGGCATCAGCACCATGGCGTTCAACCTGAATGGATTCAACTTCAACCAGTCCATCATCGACTCTCAAGGTCGCGTGATTGGTACCTGGGCTGATGTACTCAACCGCGCTAACTTGGGATTTGAAGTAATGCACGAGCGTAACGCTCACAACTTCCCCCTCGACTTGGCAGCGGGTGAAGCGGCTCCTGTGGCTCTGACCGCTCCGGTTATCAACGGCTAA
- a CDS encoding DUF1838 domain-containing protein, with amino-acid sequence MAYSIQEMDATAFIKVRGSTDAQQMFLTWRGSIYSFVPDEPQKHLFNIVGMSVGRFIDNQDGSWDLTSRELSYYLDPITDHPLRTWENPWTGERLTVVHVANKLVQRFIQGRLPVGVNGDTTTVFFNLFSNYPNPLKDEKFLAYSPNPHYQSVELFKFTAATDELLDPEKSSASQVMLSWDRVGPWLPWMKMGNKAGHLIYSAFGNKADSFSALPELLQDEINSRLPLYKNAPTSKLDQEDMTSWIYFKRYFEAYLRGDVFPIPESEDE; translated from the coding sequence ATGGCTTACTCAATCCAAGAGATGGATGCAACGGCTTTCATTAAAGTCCGTGGCTCAACAGATGCCCAACAAATGTTTCTAACTTGGAGAGGTTCAATTTACTCTTTTGTTCCCGATGAGCCACAAAAGCATCTGTTTAACATCGTAGGAATGAGTGTGGGACGATTTATTGATAATCAGGATGGTAGCTGGGATCTCACCTCAAGGGAACTATCTTATTATCTCGATCCAATAACTGATCACCCTCTTCGGACTTGGGAAAATCCCTGGACAGGAGAACGGCTGACAGTGGTTCATGTTGCTAACAAATTGGTACAACGTTTCATTCAAGGACGTTTACCAGTGGGAGTCAATGGTGATACTACCACGGTATTTTTTAATTTGTTTTCTAATTATCCCAATCCTTTAAAGGACGAGAAATTTTTAGCGTACAGTCCCAATCCTCACTATCAATCCGTTGAATTGTTTAAGTTTACAGCGGCAACGGATGAGCTTCTCGATCCGGAGAAATCTTCAGCTTCTCAAGTAATGCTTTCTTGGGATAGGGTTGGGCCTTGGCTTCCCTGGATGAAAATGGGAAATAAAGCGGGTCATCTGATCTATAGTGCTTTTGGGAACAAAGCAGACAGCTTTTCTGCTTTACCCGAATTGCTTCAGGACGAAATTAACTCTCGCCTGCCTTTGTATAAAAATGCTCCTACGTCAAAATTAGACCAAGAAGATATGACTTCTTGGATTTATTTTAAACGGTATTTTGAGGCTTATCTGCGTGGGGATGTTTTTCCGATTCCAGAGTCTGAGGATGAGTAG
- the dxr gene encoding 1-deoxy-D-xylulose-5-phosphate reductoisomerase, with protein MKAINLLGSTGSIGTQTLDIVTQYPDQFRIVGLAAGRNVEMLASQIRQFRPEIVAICVEEKLPELKEAIKDLDPQPILLAGEAGVAEVARYGDADIVVTGIVGCAGLLPTIAAIEAGKDIALANKETLIAGGPVVLPLIEKHGVKLLPADSEHSAIFQCLQGVPKGGLRRILLTASGGAFRDWPVEKLPEAKVTDALKHPNWSMGRKITIDSATLMNKGLEVIEAHFLFGMDYDRIDIVIHPQSIIHSLIELQDTSVLAQLGWPDMRLPLLYALSWPDRIYTDWEQLDLVKAGSLTFREPDHEKYPCMQLAYTAGRAGGSMPAVLNAANEQAVALFLDEKIGYLDIARCIEYVCDRHQADNCQNPSLDDIIAADQWARQEVLAAHKLMNQGNRLISLASTAQI; from the coding sequence GTGAAAGCGATTAATCTTCTCGGTTCAACCGGCTCCATTGGCACTCAAACCTTAGATATTGTGACTCAGTACCCCGACCAATTCCGGATTGTGGGATTGGCGGCAGGGCGTAATGTAGAGATGTTAGCGTCTCAGATTCGGCAGTTTCGACCCGAAATTGTCGCCATCTGTGTCGAAGAGAAATTACCAGAACTCAAAGAAGCAATAAAAGACCTCGACCCCCAACCCATCCTACTCGCCGGAGAAGCTGGGGTGGCGGAAGTCGCCCGCTACGGCGATGCAGATATCGTTGTCACAGGTATTGTCGGCTGTGCGGGGTTGTTACCGACCATTGCTGCCATTGAAGCGGGTAAAGATATTGCTCTTGCCAATAAAGAAACCCTGATTGCCGGTGGCCCCGTGGTGCTGCCGTTAATTGAGAAACATGGCGTTAAGCTACTACCGGCTGACTCAGAGCATTCTGCCATTTTCCAATGCCTTCAAGGCGTACCCAAAGGCGGATTACGGCGAATTTTGTTGACAGCCTCTGGGGGTGCGTTCCGGGATTGGCCTGTAGAAAAGTTACCAGAAGCCAAAGTGACAGATGCCCTCAAGCATCCCAACTGGTCAATGGGTCGCAAGATTACCATCGACTCTGCCACCCTGATGAATAAAGGATTGGAAGTCATTGAAGCTCACTTCCTCTTCGGCATGGACTACGATCGCATCGACATCGTGATCCATCCCCAAAGCATCATTCACTCCCTGATTGAACTACAAGATACCTCTGTCTTAGCCCAATTGGGATGGCCTGATATGCGCTTACCCCTACTTTATGCCCTATCCTGGCCCGATCGCATTTACACGGACTGGGAACAACTCGATTTAGTGAAAGCTGGTAGCCTCACCTTTAGAGAACCCGACCATGAAAAGTATCCCTGTATGCAGCTAGCCTATACGGCGGGACGTGCCGGGGGTTCCATGCCTGCGGTATTAAATGCCGCAAATGAGCAGGCGGTTGCGCTATTTTTAGACGAAAAAATTGGATATTTAGATATTGCCCGTTGTATTGAATACGTGTGCGATCGCCACCAAGCGGATAACTGCCAAAATCCATCTTTAGATGACATTATTGCAGCCGATCAATGGGCCAGACAAGAAGTTTTGGCAGCTCATAAATTGATGAATCAAGGTAATCGTTTGATTTCCCTAGCCTCTACAGCCCAGATCTAA
- the codA gene encoding cytosine deaminase has product MPYDVLLRHCRLFNDEVDIGIKDGLIAAISPQLSEPGQLELDIQGQLVSPPFVESHIHLDSALTSGEPRWNQSGTLFEGIEIWRERKQSLTLEDVKNRAKETLKLQASQGVLFVRTHADVSESTLTALQGLLEVREEVKDWITLQVVAFPQDGIYGHPKNEELLEEALRLGADVVGGIPHYELTREDGVRSVHRIFTLAEQYNRLIDIHCDEIDDDQSRFLEVVAACAIRTGMASRVTASHTTAFGSYNNAYANKLMGFLQRSQINFIANPLINITLQGRTDTYPKRRGITRVKELWQAGLNVSLGHDCIQDPWYSLGTGNMLNVAHMAVHVCQMTGMAEIDACFDMVTVDGAKTLNLENSYGIEVGKSANLIVLDADSRYEAIRRQSTIRYVISQGKLLAYTETPKTEWKKWR; this is encoded by the coding sequence ATGCCTTACGATGTACTCCTCCGCCACTGTCGGTTGTTCAACGACGAAGTTGATATAGGAATTAAAGATGGATTAATTGCTGCAATTTCCCCCCAACTCAGCGAACCCGGACAGCTAGAACTCGATATACAAGGACAACTGGTAAGTCCACCCTTCGTCGAGTCACATATTCATCTAGATTCAGCCTTAACTTCGGGTGAACCTCGATGGAATCAAAGCGGAACATTATTTGAAGGTATTGAAATTTGGCGAGAACGTAAGCAAAGTTTGACGCTGGAAGATGTCAAAAATAGAGCTAAGGAAACTTTAAAGTTGCAGGCATCTCAAGGGGTGTTATTTGTTCGCACTCATGCCGATGTAAGCGAATCGACTTTAACCGCGCTTCAAGGCTTGTTAGAAGTGCGAGAAGAGGTTAAAGATTGGATAACATTGCAAGTGGTAGCTTTTCCCCAAGACGGGATTTATGGTCATCCTAAAAATGAGGAGTTACTCGAAGAAGCACTGAGATTGGGTGCGGATGTGGTGGGAGGAATTCCTCACTATGAATTGACGCGAGAAGATGGGGTGCGATCGGTACATCGGATTTTTACATTAGCTGAGCAATATAATCGGCTAATTGATATCCATTGTGATGAAATTGACGATGATCAATCGCGTTTTTTGGAAGTTGTGGCGGCTTGTGCAATTCGCACTGGCATGGCGTCGCGAGTCACTGCTAGCCACACAACAGCTTTTGGTTCTTATAACAATGCTTATGCCAATAAGTTGATGGGGTTTTTGCAGCGATCGCAAATTAATTTCATTGCCAATCCCTTGATTAATATTACCCTTCAAGGACGGACTGATACTTATCCTAAACGCCGGGGTATAACGCGGGTTAAAGAATTGTGGCAAGCAGGTTTGAATGTCAGTTTAGGCCATGATTGCATCCAAGACCCCTGGTATAGTTTAGGAACGGGAAATATGCTGAATGTAGCCCACATGGCGGTTCACGTTTGCCAGATGACGGGAATGGCTGAAATTGATGCTTGTTTTGATATGGTGACCGTTGATGGAGCTAAAACGTTAAACTTGGAAAATAGCTATGGTATTGAAGTTGGGAAATCAGCTAATTTGATTGTCTTAGATGCTGATAGTCGTTACGAGGCAATTCGTCGTCAATCAACTATTCGTTATGTAATTTCCCAAGGAAAGTTATTAGCTTATACAGAAACGCCAAAAACTGAATGGAAAAAATGGAGATGA